The following coding sequences are from one Pseudalkalibacillus hwajinpoensis window:
- a CDS encoding GNAT family N-acetyltransferase, which yields MPYLQTDRLTIIPFSFDLIKAMTDKKELEKLLHVEVPEEFKNVQFEEFLPFHLNDSAISRVSHKWEGILIHTSDEKVIGTMGYKNMEASSNLEVGYHLIPEYRNKGYAIEMASALVNWAFPDEKVTNKVSSEEVNNVMERIGLSKLTVEPPVVKNKIDEEKFMKENEYM from the coding sequence ATGCCTTATCTTCAGACCGATCGTCTGACCATTATTCCTTTCTCATTTGATTTAATTAAAGCTATGACTGATAAGAAAGAATTAGAGAAGCTGTTACATGTTGAAGTACCTGAAGAGTTTAAAAATGTGCAGTTCGAAGAATTCCTACCTTTTCATCTAAATGACTCTGCTATTTCAAGAGTGAGTCACAAGTGGGAAGGCATATTGATTCATACTTCTGATGAAAAAGTAATCGGCACGATGGGATATAAAAATATGGAAGCGTCAAGTAATCTTGAAGTTGGGTATCATCTGATACCTGAGTATCGTAACAAGGGGTACGCCATTGAAATGGCCAGCGCCCTCGTTAACTGGGCATTTCCAGACGAAAAAGTGACCAATAAAGTGTCTTCAGAAGAAGTAAACAACGTCATGGAACGAATTGGATTATCAAAACTAACGGTTGAACCACCTGTTGTTAAAAACAAAATAGATGAAGAAAAATTCATGAAGGAAAATGAATATATGTAA